In Spartobacteria bacterium, the following are encoded in one genomic region:
- the plsY gene encoding glycerol-3-phosphate 1-O-acyltransferase: protein MWTDFLTAIILSYVIGSISFAKIFAGIKGVDLAKSGSGNFGATNVFRSVGKGWGIATFVCDLLKGYLPVVVFPYIVYVVTHGAYDDRHTSELALTCGFCAIAGHNWSMFLKFRGGKGVATGAGVLLGVAPYSLGIGLISWIALLLISRYVSVASIGAALAVAISVCWRFFFSQAIPIAVLVVVLLLCVLIIVRHKKNIVRLLKGEENRFHFTAKQRERAQTR from the coding sequence ATGTGGACTGATTTTTTAACAGCCATCATTCTATCCTATGTGATCGGTTCTATTTCATTTGCAAAAATATTTGCCGGCATCAAAGGCGTCGATCTGGCGAAATCCGGCAGCGGAAATTTTGGGGCAACCAATGTCTTCCGTTCCGTGGGTAAAGGTTGGGGTATCGCAACCTTTGTGTGCGATTTGCTGAAAGGCTATCTTCCAGTGGTGGTGTTCCCCTACATTGTCTATGTGGTGACACATGGTGCCTATGATGACCGCCATACCAGTGAACTGGCACTGACATGCGGATTCTGCGCCATTGCCGGACATAACTGGTCGATGTTTCTCAAATTCAGAGGCGGCAAGGGCGTGGCAACAGGTGCCGGCGTGCTGTTGGGTGTGGCACCATACAGTCTGGGCATCGGCCTGATAAGCTGGATTGCGCTTCTTCTCATCAGTCGCTATGTATCGGTGGCATCTATCGGAGCCGCACTTGCTGTGGCGATCTCGGTATGCTGGCGTTTCTTTTTTTCTCAGGCGATTCCCATCGCTGTGCTGGTTGTCGTCCTGCTGCTCTGCGTCCTCATCATCGTACGACACAAAAAAAATATAGTCCGCCTACTCAAGGGCGAAGAAAATCGCTTTCATTTTACTGCGAAACAACGCGAACGGGCACAAACCCGGTAA
- a CDS encoding phosphoribosylaminoimidazolesuccinocarboxamide synthase, with protein sequence MNAVTEITIPDLTLFRSGKVREVFDMDDKLLLVASDRISAFDCILPSGIPYKGSVLNQISAFWFSKTTDIVANHLISTELPAELATKYPQLQGRTSLVRKTEALPVECIVRGYLIGSGWKEYQAKGTVCGLPLREGYQMASRLDEAIFTPSSKADSGHDENITFEQTIELVGEKIANQLRDVSLALYLRAAEHALKHGIIIADTKFEFGILDGELILIDEALTPDSSRFWPAETYEPGSSPFSFDKQYVRDYLETLDWDKTPPAPKLPEDVAQRTSEKYIQAYEKITGQTFDRI encoded by the coding sequence ATGAATGCAGTTACTGAAATTACCATTCCCGACCTGACCCTCTTCCGCAGCGGGAAAGTGCGCGAAGTTTTTGATATGGATGATAAATTATTGCTGGTGGCCAGCGACCGTATTTCGGCGTTCGATTGCATTCTGCCCAGCGGAATTCCTTATAAAGGCTCGGTGCTCAATCAAATTTCGGCCTTCTGGTTCTCGAAAACCACGGATATAGTCGCCAATCATCTGATTTCAACGGAACTGCCCGCCGAGCTGGCGACCAAATATCCACAGCTTCAGGGACGAACCAGTCTGGTTCGCAAAACCGAAGCACTGCCGGTGGAATGCATTGTGCGCGGCTATCTCATCGGATCGGGCTGGAAAGAATATCAGGCAAAGGGAACCGTCTGCGGTCTGCCTCTGCGTGAAGGGTATCAAATGGCATCCAGACTGGATGAGGCCATTTTCACGCCATCGAGCAAAGCGGATTCCGGCCACGATGAAAATATTACGTTTGAACAGACCATCGAGCTTGTGGGCGAAAAGATAGCCAATCAGTTGCGGGATGTGAGTCTGGCACTCTACCTGCGTGCCGCTGAGCATGCGTTGAAACATGGGATTATTATCGCCGATACCAAATTCGAATTCGGCATTCTGGACGGTGAATTAATCCTTATTGATGAGGCACTCACACCCGACAGCTCGCGTTTCTGGCCTGCGGAAACCTATGAACCGGGGTCTTCCCCCTTCTCGTTTGATAAACAGTATGTGCGTGATTATCTGGAAACGCTGGACTGGGATAAGACCCCGCCTGCGCCCAAATTGCCGGAAGATGTCGCACAGCGCACCAGTGAAAAATATATACAGGCCTACGAAAAAATCACTGGACAAACCTTCGATCGCATATAG
- a CDS encoding prepilin-type N-terminal cleavage/methylation domain-containing protein, producing MKNSNRGFTLIELSVVVFIILILAAISIPVIGGALSRAKMTQCGSQLKELGTCMLQYTDTAMRRGAFPSNNDMDDAGGWANLPEVNEYFDIGSDDESPAKRILFYCPMALKEHPSLETLKNTSYGFNENLIDERLFNVTQGDKTILLGDGFYEEGDNTTLIGDTRLPEALHKRGGKMGAQFFFVDGHVDFIPKAVYETASGAILWKIED from the coding sequence ATGAAGAACAGCAACCGCGGATTTACACTCATTGAACTGTCAGTGGTGGTCTTCATCATCCTGATTCTGGCGGCCATTTCCATCCCGGTTATCGGCGGCGCGTTATCCCGTGCAAAAATGACCCAATGCGGATCACAGCTAAAAGAGCTGGGCACCTGCATGCTGCAATACACGGACACCGCTATGCGCCGGGGTGCATTCCCCTCGAACAACGACATGGACGATGCCGGCGGCTGGGCCAACCTCCCCGAGGTAAATGAGTATTTTGACATCGGGAGCGATGACGAGTCACCGGCGAAGCGTATCCTATTCTATTGTCCCATGGCGTTGAAGGAACATCCCTCACTGGAAACCCTGAAAAACACATCCTACGGGTTCAATGAGAACCTGATCGATGAGCGATTGTTCAATGTAACACAGGGTGATAAAACCATCCTTCTGGGTGACGGATTCTATGAAGAGGGAGACAACACCACATTGATCGGTGACACCCGGCTGCCTGAAGCGCTGCATAAACGCGGCGGGAAAATGGGTGCTCAGTTCTTTTTTGTCGACGGTCATGTAGATTTCATTCCGAAAGCGGTTTATGAAACGGCATCCGGGGCGATTCTATGGAAGATTGAAGACTAG
- a CDS encoding DUF115 domain-containing protein, with the protein MKRHPGRFYGRLKTSRHMSHIPKALMDYWPADCRFAVVWCMDGRSCASLFDHYPDLDTLLLIETQQTPQKPPHDHRIQVIHTSEAAVAVQLEQAFHAFEWQFTENRIGLWIEPFLKMKYPSIAEAIYHTTLQTSKWHATCAVFRATKGWHLLNNALFNARRMSSHSSLTCLKNAAGNSPVIIVGAGPSLDKDVEWISTAASSCWIIACDAAWNALIKADIRPDLVVTTDGVEWTSQHVMQGIKCQPNVPLVVVPESSWTIVRHYPGPIYFTRQDHWLDDQLRKHTGVDCPSMYTGQCVGHAVFWLAEYLHAAGIIMAGFDLGYAHDHYYPASRAVVDTAIKQDSDSDCLWVDGNEGDPIRTDYSLFFYLRQFEYMIAETSIPVWNATDHGARIRGTQRGLPSLDAFPPAKKTTAPRPVQCAPDGVTRFYAAIRETYRLFLHHMKITKEQTDWMMRHDEPPFMSGAPWTLVEPMLNPITIATFRLDYKAWQSGRLGIDALQQSLHLLLLDMQQRTSLIEPALDLIERPVAERKGIIAYVPSDAPECVKTYIYHLSNRYDIETIDQWDGHFATLWPRLASKQLFIMYGGSVFPAGWAIPGCACLDIYDAAPDDDTFYGHWILGYHILTTNPELKTPWMQRVRGLVPVFDMEETVDLHTLKCDGL; encoded by the coding sequence ATGAAACGGCATCCGGGGCGATTCTATGGAAGATTGAAGACTAGCCGGCATATGTCGCATATACCCAAAGCACTGATGGATTACTGGCCGGCCGATTGCCGTTTTGCGGTGGTCTGGTGCATGGACGGGCGATCCTGCGCATCGCTATTTGATCACTATCCCGACCTCGATACACTTCTTCTCATTGAAACGCAGCAGACGCCGCAGAAACCACCTCATGACCACCGCATACAGGTGATTCATACCAGCGAGGCGGCCGTGGCCGTGCAGCTGGAACAAGCCTTTCATGCCTTCGAATGGCAGTTCACGGAAAACCGGATAGGACTATGGATAGAACCCTTTTTAAAGATGAAATATCCGTCCATCGCAGAGGCCATCTATCATACCACGCTGCAAACCAGTAAATGGCATGCGACCTGTGCCGTATTTCGCGCAACCAAGGGATGGCATCTGCTGAACAATGCCCTGTTCAATGCCCGGCGAATGAGCAGCCACAGCTCCCTCACCTGCCTGAAAAATGCGGCCGGGAACTCGCCGGTTATCATTGTGGGGGCTGGTCCTTCGCTGGATAAAGATGTTGAATGGATCTCCACGGCGGCGTCTTCATGCTGGATTATCGCCTGTGATGCCGCATGGAACGCGCTGATTAAGGCTGATATTCGTCCCGATCTGGTGGTGACGACCGATGGTGTGGAATGGACAAGTCAACATGTGATGCAAGGCATAAAATGCCAGCCGAATGTTCCCCTTGTGGTGGTTCCCGAAAGCAGCTGGACCATCGTGCGCCATTATCCCGGCCCCATATATTTTACCAGACAGGATCACTGGCTGGATGACCAGCTCCGTAAACATACTGGAGTGGACTGCCCTAGCATGTACACCGGTCAATGCGTCGGACACGCCGTGTTTTGGCTCGCAGAATATCTGCATGCCGCCGGCATTATCATGGCAGGCTTTGATCTGGGATATGCCCATGATCATTATTATCCTGCATCCCGTGCCGTGGTCGATACAGCCATTAAACAGGACAGCGACAGCGATTGTCTCTGGGTTGACGGCAATGAGGGTGATCCTATCCGCACGGATTACAGTCTATTTTTTTATTTGCGACAATTTGAGTACATGATCGCCGAAACATCGATTCCTGTATGGAATGCCACCGATCATGGGGCACGAATTCGCGGAACACAACGCGGACTGCCGTCCCTTGATGCATTTCCACCCGCAAAGAAAACGACAGCTCCCCGCCCTGTGCAGTGTGCGCCAGATGGTGTCACCCGCTTTTATGCCGCGATCAGAGAAACATACCGCCTATTCCTTCATCATATGAAAATAACGAAGGAACAAACCGACTGGATGATGCGTCATGACGAGCCCCCCTTCATGTCCGGGGCTCCCTGGACACTGGTTGAACCCATGTTGAATCCTATAACCATTGCCACATTTCGGCTGGATTACAAGGCATGGCAAAGCGGTCGTCTTGGCATAGATGCGCTGCAGCAATCCCTTCATCTGCTTCTTTTGGATATGCAGCAGCGTACCTCCTTAATCGAACCCGCACTTGATCTGATAGAACGTCCGGTGGCAGAACGCAAAGGCATTATAGCCTATGTGCCATCCGATGCACCGGAATGCGTTAAAACGTACATCTATCATCTATCGAACCGTTATGACATCGAGACCATTGATCAATGGGATGGTCACTTTGCAACGCTCTGGCCCCGACTGGCTTCAAAACAGCTTTTTATTATGTATGGCGGAAGTGTATTCCCCGCAGGCTGGGCCATTCCGGGGTGCGCCTGTCTGGACATCTATGATGCCGCACCCGATGACGATACGTTCTATGGCCACTGGATTTTAGGGTATCATATTCTCACAACAAATCCTGAACTGAAAACCCCATGGATGCAGCGGGTTCGTGGGCTGGTTCCTGTTTTTGACATGGAAGAGACCGTCGACCTGCACACGTTAAAATGCGATGGATTGTAA
- a CDS encoding response regulator transcription factor has protein sequence MISILVADDHPIYRKGLLFLLEAEEDMQVTDEADNGVAALALLRSKQYDVVTLDISMPEMGGLEVLNAIKSEQVATYVLMISAYAEEQYAIRSLKCGASGYLGKDTVSDELVVAIRKIAAGGKYISASLGERLACDLQDGTDVEPHERLSAREFDVFYRLAQGQTVSYIAIELNLSVKTVSTHRAHILKKTGMETTAQLMRYAMERSLV, from the coding sequence ATGATTTCAATATTGGTCGCGGATGATCATCCGATTTATCGAAAAGGGCTTCTTTTTCTTCTCGAAGCAGAAGAAGACATGCAGGTAACCGATGAAGCGGATAACGGCGTGGCGGCCTTGGCTCTCTTGCGATCAAAACAGTATGACGTCGTTACATTAGATATTTCCATGCCGGAAATGGGAGGATTAGAAGTTCTCAATGCGATTAAAAGCGAGCAGGTCGCCACGTATGTATTAATGATCAGTGCTTATGCGGAGGAACAATATGCGATACGCTCGCTTAAGTGCGGGGCCTCGGGGTATTTGGGAAAAGACACGGTGTCGGATGAACTGGTTGTCGCTATTCGAAAAATTGCTGCCGGAGGGAAGTATATCAGTGCCAGTCTGGGCGAGCGACTGGCATGCGATCTACAGGATGGCACCGACGTGGAACCCCATGAACGGCTGTCGGCCAGAGAATTTGACGTTTTCTACCGCCTTGCTCAGGGACAGACCGTCAGCTACATCGCCATTGAGTTAAATCTAAGTGTAAAAACGGTGAGCACGCATCGAGCGCATATCCTTAAAAAAACGGGAATGGAAACAACTGCACAGCTCATGCGATATGCGATGGAGCGCTCCCTCGTTTAA
- a CDS encoding PAS domain S-box protein, translating into MKLQAKTTIILASIYFPLMALFYLMCRMMIVDNHNKLETRELRLNMARVVNIIKMDVMSINRLNYDWAAWDDAYAFMVDTNQAFIDVNLVEETFDSLQLNVIAFYKPDGDLFYYRSYDCENMTDVPLPSQLRNYFSAHPDICQRLEASSSCSGIILIEGRPMLVSVEPVVQSKDEGPSRGILFMGRYLTDAYAASVGDNAMMTVQMASCGALPYTGMWQQACQELMSLRSIVVDEHVHDDEMTMVKFNTAHDEVEAYALMEDMTGKEPAVIIGLRQKRDLYASGIKTLHYIMIYLFILGFVVYLIMLEALNRGIIRRFVTMNDEVQRIGRNRDIDSRINIAGNDELGALSKSMNEMLSSLASAEKELRQSEMKYRSFVEHFRGIAFRLQRDGTPLYFHGAVYRITGYNEDDLMHNNPRWLDLVAVEDADRIKEEISRFLTSHMPEWITECRIVRADGAMRWLDVVLQNVPIEGGEQPFIQGTCYDATERNEARTKLLESQRALSRLATYLQDTREQERSRMAERIHDNFGQVLLAIKINAAWCNKQAVSDAPQIAEKARETVMLIDELMGLVQTMSLELKPSILEHLGLIEAIEWLAERDLRKNGITCKIHATGNTEEEIKSRMSNKMKTALFRIIQEAISNVMRHADAGAVTINLSETPMQILLSIVDDGTGISDEYLQNEKTFGILQMHERAAACGGYLTIKKGDQCGTEVLVCIPK; encoded by the coding sequence GTGAAATTACAGGCTAAGACAACGATTATTCTCGCATCAATTTATTTTCCACTGATGGCACTTTTTTATCTCATGTGCAGGATGATGATTGTTGATAATCACAACAAGCTGGAAACACGCGAATTACGTCTGAATATGGCGCGCGTTGTTAATATTATAAAAATGGATGTCATGAGTATCAACCGACTTAATTATGACTGGGCGGCATGGGATGACGCCTATGCATTTATGGTAGATACCAATCAGGCGTTTATTGACGTCAATTTGGTGGAGGAAACCTTTGATTCGTTACAGCTCAATGTGATCGCATTTTACAAGCCTGACGGTGATTTGTTTTACTATCGGAGTTATGACTGCGAAAACATGACGGATGTTCCTCTGCCTTCGCAGCTCAGAAATTATTTCAGTGCGCATCCGGACATTTGCCAGCGTCTTGAGGCCTCGTCTTCATGTTCAGGGATTATTCTCATAGAAGGCCGGCCCATGCTGGTAAGTGTCGAACCCGTTGTTCAGAGCAAAGATGAGGGGCCCTCGCGCGGCATTTTATTTATGGGGCGTTATCTCACTGACGCCTATGCGGCATCGGTCGGGGATAATGCAATGATGACTGTGCAAATGGCATCATGCGGCGCATTGCCGTACACAGGGATGTGGCAGCAGGCATGTCAGGAGCTGATGTCATTGCGAAGCATCGTTGTCGATGAACACGTTCATGACGATGAGATGACGATGGTCAAATTCAATACGGCCCATGATGAAGTGGAGGCTTATGCTCTGATGGAGGATATGACGGGAAAAGAGCCCGCAGTGATTATCGGGCTTCGTCAGAAGAGAGATCTCTATGCAAGCGGCATTAAAACACTGCATTATATTATGATCTATTTATTCATTTTGGGATTTGTTGTTTATCTGATTATGCTGGAGGCATTGAATCGCGGGATCATTCGCCGTTTTGTTACTATGAATGATGAAGTGCAGCGTATAGGAAGAAATCGCGACATTGATTCGCGCATAAACATAGCGGGAAATGACGAACTGGGAGCCCTGTCAAAAAGCATGAATGAGATGCTCAGCAGTTTGGCTTCCGCAGAAAAAGAATTGCGGCAGAGTGAAATGAAGTACCGCTCCTTTGTTGAGCATTTCCGGGGTATTGCATTCCGCTTGCAACGCGATGGAACGCCATTGTATTTCCATGGGGCGGTGTATCGTATTACTGGATATAATGAGGATGATTTAATGCACAATAATCCCAGATGGCTCGATCTTGTCGCCGTCGAAGATGCGGATCGCATCAAGGAGGAGATTTCCCGTTTTCTGACATCTCACATGCCTGAATGGATCACGGAATGCCGTATTGTCCGTGCTGACGGAGCGATGCGGTGGCTGGATGTGGTGTTGCAAAATGTACCCATCGAGGGGGGGGAACAGCCGTTTATTCAAGGAACCTGTTATGATGCAACTGAACGCAATGAAGCGCGCACGAAACTGCTTGAATCACAGCGGGCTTTGTCCCGGTTGGCCACATATTTGCAGGATACCAGAGAGCAGGAGCGTTCCCGTATGGCAGAACGAATCCACGATAATTTTGGGCAGGTGCTGCTGGCGATTAAGATTAACGCGGCGTGGTGCAACAAACAGGCCGTCTCCGATGCGCCGCAGATTGCAGAAAAAGCCAGAGAAACAGTGATGCTGATTGATGAATTAATGGGTCTGGTTCAGACCATGTCGCTGGAGCTGAAACCAAGTATTCTGGAGCACCTGGGATTAATCGAAGCGATAGAATGGCTGGCGGAGCGGGATTTGCGAAAAAACGGTATTACCTGTAAAATTCACGCCACGGGCAACACGGAAGAAGAGATAAAAAGCCGAATGAGCAATAAAATGAAAACGGCATTATTCCGCATCATTCAAGAAGCCATTTCTAATGTAATGCGCCATGCCGATGCCGGGGCGGTCACCATAAATTTGTCTGAAACACCTATGCAGATCTTATTGAGCATCGTCGATGACGGCACAGGTATATCAGACGAATATCTACAAAACGAAAAGACCTTCGGCATCTTGCAAATGCACGAACGGGCTGCGGCCTGCGGCGGGTATCTTACAATAAAAAAAGGGGATCAATGCGGGACAGAAGTTCTGGTTTGCATTCCTAAATAA
- the mtnA gene encoding S-methyl-5-thioribose-1-phosphate isomerase — MNDKKDGKKQVQTITWKDGELFLLDQTKLPVDVIVEQQQSVEQVWESIKMLKVRGAPAIGISAAYGLVVAMKKQRDLDYDAFMIEMKKQADYLNSARPTAVNLSWALTRMVAKINGLGRLSAPELIDAMINEAVAIHNEDRALRRGIGEHGKALIKEGMGVLTHCNAGSLATSELGTATAPMYLAFEEGVSFRIYADETRPLLQGARLTSWELQQAGMDVTLICDNMAAYMMDKGFIDLVIVGTDRVAANGDVANKIGTLGVALLARHFNIPFYVACPGSTVDLQTAGGDAIEIEERGDEEVVFFGERRTGPEGIKVRNPAFDVTPHDLVTGLITEKGIIYPPFDAHLAAL; from the coding sequence ATGAATGACAAAAAAGACGGTAAGAAACAGGTACAGACCATCACATGGAAGGATGGCGAACTGTTCCTTCTTGATCAGACTAAACTGCCTGTAGACGTGATTGTTGAACAGCAGCAGTCAGTGGAGCAGGTGTGGGAATCGATTAAAATGCTCAAGGTTCGCGGGGCACCGGCGATTGGTATTTCTGCCGCTTATGGACTGGTCGTCGCCATGAAGAAGCAGCGGGATTTGGATTATGACGCCTTTATGATCGAGATGAAAAAACAGGCGGATTATCTCAATTCTGCCCGTCCGACAGCGGTAAATTTAAGCTGGGCACTGACGCGGATGGTGGCAAAAATCAATGGGCTGGGGCGGCTTTCGGCACCCGAGCTGATCGACGCAATGATCAACGAAGCAGTGGCCATTCATAATGAAGATCGCGCGTTGCGCCGTGGTATCGGCGAACATGGCAAGGCACTGATTAAAGAGGGCATGGGCGTGTTGACGCATTGCAATGCCGGATCACTGGCCACGTCGGAGCTGGGCACGGCAACGGCTCCTATGTACTTGGCCTTCGAAGAGGGCGTCTCGTTCCGTATTTATGCCGATGAAACGCGTCCTTTACTGCAGGGGGCGAGATTAACCAGCTGGGAACTGCAGCAGGCAGGAATGGATGTTACGCTGATTTGTGACAACATGGCGGCATATATGATGGATAAGGGCTTTATTGACCTTGTTATCGTAGGCACCGACCGTGTCGCCGCCAACGGAGATGTAGCCAACAAAATTGGTACGTTGGGAGTGGCATTGCTGGCCAGGCATTTCAATATACCCTTTTATGTGGCATGCCCCGGCTCCACGGTCGATTTACAGACGGCCGGCGGGGATGCCATAGAAATCGAAGAGCGTGGAGATGAAGAAGTGGTTTTCTTTGGTGAGCGGCGTACCGGTCCTGAAGGCATAAAAGTCCGCAATCCGGCCTTTGATGTGACACCTCATGACCTGGTTACGGGGCTGATCACGGAAAAGGGAATCATCTACCCTCCGTTTGACGCTCATTTAGCGGCATTATAA
- a CDS encoding phosphopyruvate hydratase, with product MSEIVDVIAREIIDSRGNPTIEVDVELLSGVIGRAAVPSGASTGENEAIELRDGDKSRFGGKGVLKAVQNVNEIIGPELIGFDALDQVGIDRYMIDMDGTETKSKLGANAMLGVSLAIAKAAASFLGLPLYRYIGGTNAKVLPVPMMNIINGGSHSDAPIAFQEFMIRPIGAPTFAEGLRMGAEVFHSLKKVLHDRGLSTAVGDEGGFAPALDGTEDALESICKAIKAAGYEPGKDVTIALDCAASEFFDDGKYDYTKFEGDKGAVRDSEEQAAYLEELISKYPIDSIEDGCDENDWDGWKVLTDKIGDRCQLVGDDLFVTNVKFLKKGIEMGVTNSILIKVNQIGTLTETLDAIELAKRAGFTAVVSHRSGETEDTTIADIAVATNAGQIKTGSMSRTDRIAKYNQLLRIEEMLDTEAIYGSKLTFGN from the coding sequence ATGTCAGAAATAGTTGATGTTATCGCAAGAGAAATTATTGATTCACGTGGTAACCCCACCATCGAAGTAGATGTCGAACTGCTTTCCGGTGTTATCGGTCGCGCAGCGGTTCCATCTGGTGCATCTACCGGTGAAAACGAAGCCATTGAACTGCGTGATGGTGATAAATCTCGTTTCGGCGGCAAAGGCGTATTGAAAGCCGTTCAGAATGTAAATGAAATTATCGGACCGGAACTGATCGGTTTCGACGCACTGGATCAGGTTGGCATCGACCGCTATATGATCGATATGGATGGAACCGAAACCAAGAGCAAACTGGGCGCCAATGCCATGCTGGGTGTATCTCTGGCCATTGCCAAAGCTGCCGCATCCTTCTTAGGTCTGCCGTTGTACCGCTACATTGGCGGAACCAATGCCAAAGTGCTGCCAGTACCAATGATGAACATCATCAATGGTGGATCGCACTCTGATGCGCCTATCGCGTTCCAGGAATTTATGATTCGCCCCATTGGTGCCCCGACCTTTGCTGAAGGTCTGCGCATGGGTGCGGAAGTGTTCCACAGCCTGAAAAAAGTGCTGCATGATCGTGGTCTGAGCACAGCTGTCGGTGATGAAGGCGGTTTTGCTCCTGCATTGGACGGCACCGAAGACGCGCTGGAAAGCATCTGCAAAGCCATCAAGGCTGCCGGCTATGAGCCTGGTAAAGATGTCACCATTGCACTGGACTGCGCTGCCAGCGAATTCTTTGATGACGGTAAATACGACTACACCAAGTTTGAAGGCGATAAAGGTGCTGTACGTGATTCCGAAGAGCAGGCAGCCTATCTGGAAGAACTGATCAGCAAATACCCCATTGATTCCATCGAAGACGGATGCGATGAAAATGACTGGGATGGCTGGAAAGTACTGACAGACAAAATTGGTGATCGTTGTCAGCTCGTCGGTGATGATCTGTTTGTAACCAATGTGAAATTCCTGAAAAAGGGCATTGAGATGGGCGTAACCAACTCAATTCTTATCAAAGTGAATCAGATCGGTACTCTCACGGAAACATTGGATGCTATTGAACTGGCTAAACGTGCCGGCTTTACTGCCGTTGTCAGCCATCGTTCAGGCGAAACCGAAGACACCACCATTGCAGATATTGCAGTGGCTACCAATGCCGGCCAGATCAAAACCGGGTCCATGAGCCGCACAGACCGTATCGCTAAATACAATCAGCTGCTTCGCATCGAAGAAATGCTGGATACCGAAGCGATTTACGGTTCCAAACTGACATTTGGTAACTAA